TTCCAACTTATGGCTTCTAACCAAATTAATCATATGTAAAACGTAGTATGGCAGGATTAAAAGTTTGAGAGTTACATCCAAATTCATGATTATCCAACAACAGCGACATATCTTAAGGAACTGATACCAAAAGAAGCTTATACTAATATTTGATACTATGACTCTTCTTAAATTACCAAATCCTACAAAGGAATTACAACTTAGAAATATTaatgataagtcaagaaaacaCCCTCAAATACTAATGACTTGCGGAAGACTTCAACTAACTTAAGAATACTTAATGAGAAGTAGGAAAGGTGCTCTACAATCAAAGACGAATTAAATCTAGAACCCCACGTTGCCATAATGTTATACGAACTCTAACTATTGATATGCCACACTAAACAATGAAACCTTAGGTAACTTATAGCCCTACGAAAAACTTGCACTTACCATTTCATCATCATTGTTTCACTAGACCAAAAACATTTACTATTCCTTCTACTTGAAAGTCCTTGACTACCAGTAGCTTAGCTAGGACTTTTTGTTAGGCAGCAAACTTTTGTGTgtcgaaaatggtaattttcaaaagtaattttaaatttttggcttgtattttttgtttaatttctatttcttagcttttaaattATCTGATTGTAGCTcaaagtaaaatattttatcaAAGTTTTTATAAACAAGTTCTTTTTATCACTACACTATttaattgatagggtgttaattgttggttattttattattaatttttccctTGTCCctaccaaatattgttttaattgttaatatctacttatatttggtatttgaacTTAATTTCAAGGAATGGAGCAgacaattacaaaaaaaatgagGGACTTTCTGAAGCAAATTACTTCACACGTGGGAGTCTTCGGCAAAGCTCCATTAACTAGGTCCACAAGAGGGAAGAAACAGATTTTCGTTTCTCTTGCTGATGAGGAGTGCTGGTACGAGAGTTCTACTACCaagaagaaacaagaaaagggGAATTGGCAGGGGCTTTCCTTTGGTACTTTGGCTCTCAATTTCGACGGGGACCACTGGACAGCATTAGTCACTTCTTTTGGCTTTAAAAGGAAAAGAACGTACACAGGCCAAGACATCTTTTAGAAATTAGTCTTTAGcatagtttttagttttctttctttttccttgtcaGGCGCACGTCTACTATTCGATAATATTTTTCAACGAAAAAAATATCTTTTATTTCTCGCTACCTAGTAAAAAACTTGATGCCTTTGCAATCAATTGATTTGCGTGGGAATTTATTTATGTGGCGTGGCTAAGTCTTtcatctagtcaaggatcaactcgacggcgcagtTCCAAATatttgtgagatctaattagttttcacgcgtttcttaatttgttaatatttgcacaTTGCCTATTTGAATtcccatgggattattttgttaatttgaTGTCAAGGGTccgatgttcaatgtgactTATTAATCTCCTGCCAAATttgtcaattaaatccgtaattgtttgattgattaatattagtggcaactgacGTGTTTACACACTAGGGGAAtgtgcaatctaatttaaataacccttgtagcgtgttattgattgGCGTTAGATTTTTCTAGATCTTAATGCAATTGTGAAATTagttcctacggtcgtacctaggagtattttctggttaggggtaatcaatgatcgtaccttggttatcaataaattaaggaaaaattagTCGTTAGAGTTCGTCGGcaactataactagcctattaataagTTAAGTGAATCtctcttgcatcaatgatcgggtAAGTGGGCTGTGTTTAaatagttgtatccttggctagaatttatctACTCTTGATTTAATTCCTACTATATTCgtgctagttaattatttatttttagttgaattgcttaattatttttagttccATTCCGATAAAATCCCTCTTTACCAATTGAAATctcaaagagacaaatatccccagtTCCTGAagagacgaccctgcttgccactgtctactatttagtaaattttatcaattaattaattctggtatatcggattaagcaaactcttcgggaacagggtgaatcaagtaacccattgcacacttagagtccctgctccagtacttagGATTAATTGTTGACTGCTTTTAatggtagttaggtttttattattattattgcacaggttcgacaACTTAtaaatttttggcgccgttgccggagATTGACGttaattgtttgtttttttaattCCAATTTGGttctaattttctggtatttttctagtttatgccTCATTCTTCTCGTACAGGCGAATTAATTTTCGATCCTGAAGTAGAGAAGACTGCGCGTAGAACAAGGAAAGAAACCAAACAGATCACAGAGGAGCAGTCCAGTGTTGCATCTCAAGGACTTGATCCGGAGGTTGAGTTGACGGATTTGCGTGATGATAACTCAAGTGATTCAGAGCAAGAGGAAGTCACCATGGCGAATGCacaaacactaagggagttggctgctcctaaTTTAAATCAGCAACCTTTATGCATTACTTTCCCAAGTTTGAATGATAACACTCCTTTTGAACTTAAATCTGGTCTAATTCATCTTTTGTCGGCATTGCATAGTTTACCAGGTGAGGAGCCGTATAAACACTTGCAAGAGTTTGATGTAGTTTGCAACAGCATGAAACCTCTGGGTATTACAGAGgagcagataaaaatgagggcattccCCTTCTTCTTGAAGGACTCCGCGAAAGACTGGCTGTACTATCTACCACCAGGTAGTATACCACGTGGGACCAGTTAAAGAAGAAATTTTTAGACAAATATTTTCCTGCGTCTCGAGCTGCAAATCTAAGGAAGGAGATATGCGGCATCAAGCAACACCCAAGCGAATCCCTCTATGAGTACTAGGAAAGATTCAAGACGCTATGCATAAAATGCCCTCAACATCAGATAAGTGAGCAATTGCCCATCCAATATTTTTACGAGGGACTACTTTTTAGAAATATGAGCATAATTGATGCTGCTAGTGGAGGGGCATTGGTGAACAAGATTCCTCGGGAAACATGGGAGCTAATTGAAGGAATGGCTGAGAATTCGCAGCAGTTTGGTACGAGGGAGGATGTCCCGACACGTAGGGTGAATGAGGTAAAAACATCCTCCATACAACAACAAATCTCAGAATTGACGTCCTTCGTGCGACAATTAGCTGTGGAAAGTgttttacaagccaaagtgtgtGGGGTATGTGCTGCCGTGGGTCATTCTACGGAGATGTGCCCACTGGTTCAGGAAGAAACTGCAAAacaggtgaacatggctggTCACGCGCCCGCGCCAAGAAAGCAGTACGACCCTTACTCAAGCACCTACAGTCTCAGTTGGATAGATCATCCCAACCTCAGCTATAGAGGGAACAGGCAGTCCAATTTCGTACCAAATAGGCAACAAGGGTACCAGCAACAGTACCAATCTCGCCAACCACCGCCCCCTTCGAACTCAAGTCCGTCCATGGAAGAGATGATGAAGCAATTACTTGCGAATCAACAAAAGATGAATTCAGACCTGCAAAGCATGAGGAATCAACTGGAACAAGTACAATCATTGCAAACTCAACTAAATCAAATGGCCATCACGATCAACCGTTTGGAGTCTCAAATTCAAGGGAAGTTGTCATCTCAACTTGAGTTGAACCCGAAGAATGTGAGTGCAATGACCTTGAGAAGTAGCAAGGAAGTCCAAGGACCCGAACCAGTGATTCCTAAGGACAAGGACGAGGAACAAATCTAGAAAGAGTTGGAAGAGGAGGGCAGAGACAACAAAGATCAAAAGGTACCCCCGGACTTGATTACTAGAGTTAAGAGTAATTCACCTTCCTTTCCTAGCAGGCTAGAGAAACCAAAGAAGCAAGACAAGGAGAAAGAGGTCCTGGAGATCTTCCACAAGGTGGAGATCAACATCGCCCTACTGGACGCTATTAAACAAGTACTCAGATACACAAAGTTTTTGAGAAACTTGTGTGTCAACCGAAGGAGGCTGAAAGGAGATGAACGGGTTATAGTGGGGGAGAACGTGTCAGCAATCTTATAAAGGAAACTTTCATCAAAATGCGGGGACCCAAGTATGTTCACTATTCCCTGTAGGATGGGTAATACCTAGATTGGTAGGGCCATGTTGGATCTGGGAGTTTCAATTAATGTCATACCAAAGTCCATATATGCTTCTTTGAACTTAGGCCCTTTGAAAGATACGGGAATAATAATCCAATTGACTGACCGAACCAATGCATACCCTGATGGGTTGGTTGAGGATGTTTGagtaaaaattaatgaattggtCTTCCCCACTGATTTTTATATGATTGACATAGATGATGAACACTCCCACGACCCATCACCTTTACTATTAGGTAGACCCTTTTTTAGTACAGCTCGaaccaaaattgatgttaataagggcAACATGTCTATGAAATTTGATGGTGAGATTGTTCATTTTAACATTTTTGAAACTATGAAATATCCTTCAGAATCACATGCTGGCTCTGTTTTCTTTATAAATATTATTGACCCTGCTGTAcaagaagtttttgaaattgaaggcaGGAATGAGTTGAAAGTCGCCTTGACCAGGCACTTCGAGTCAAAGACGACCTCTGGGTGGAGTTGAGCGAAGAGCTCAAATGTGTGATCGGATCATttcaaacgttaccgcccacaAGAACAAGATATGATCTCGCACCCATTTTCATATCTGAACTTTACCAAAGGCTACTTccatctgtggtgcaggcacctgtCTTAGAGTTGAAACCCTTGTCGAAACACCTGAAATATGCATACTCGAGTGAAAGGGAAACATTCCTAGTGATCATCTCCGTGGGTCTATCAACGGTTCAGGAAGACAAATTATTTCGAGTCCTCAGGGAATATAAACAGGCGATAGGATGCACCATCGCCGATATCAAGGAAATTAGCCCCGCCGTATGTATGCACTGAATTCGACTCGAGGAGGGTGCTAAGCCTGTGCGGCAGGCTCAGAGGAGATTAAATCCTCTCATGATGGAGGTAGTGAAGAAAGAGATCCTGAAACTGCTGGACGTCGAAATTATATTTGCCATATCAGACAGCCCATGAGTGAGTCCAGTACAGGTGATCGCGAAGAAGGCAGGGGTGACGGTGGAGTCAAACTAAGAGGGTGATTTCGTACCAGTTCGAAAGCCTACCGGGTGGCAGCAGTGTATAAACTATAGGAAGCTAAACGCCGTCACGAAAAAGGATCATTTTACTCTTCCTTTCATTGATCAAATGGTAGAGCGATTAGCAGGTTAAGTTTACTAttgatttttggatgaattttcagGTTATTTTCAAATTGCTATCGCGCCCGAGGATCAGGAAAAGATCACCTTCATATGCCCGTTTGGAACACTTGCATACAGACGAATGTCATTCGGGTTGTGCAATGCACCCGCTACCTTCCAACGTTGCATGGTAAGTATCTTTTCAGAGTATGTTGAGAAGATTGttgagatatttatggatgatttcagtgTGTATGGAGAAAGTTTTGATAACTGTCTAGATAACTTCAAATTAATTTTGGTAAGGTGTATAAAAGATAATCTCGTgcttaattgaaaaaaaatgccACTTTATGGTCGAACACGGAATAGTTTTGAGTCATGTAGTGTCGTCCAGGGGTATTGAGGTTAATAAAGTGAAAATAGATGTTATATCTACTTTACCTTACCCCGCGAGTGTGCGAGAAGTGCATTCCTTCTTGGGTCATGCAGGTTTCTATAGAAGATTCATCAAAGACTTCTCAAAGATTGGAGTACCATTGTTCCAACTTTTGCAGAAAGATGTGCCCTTCGAGTTCGACAAAGCATGTAAGGGGGCGTTTGATAGGTTGAAGGAGTTATTGACCTCCTCACCTATTATCCAACCTCCTGACTGGAACCAACCGTTCGAAATCATGTACGATACCAGCGACTATGCAGTTGTCGTGGTGTTGGATCAAAGAGTGCGAAAGGCAGCCCACGCTATCTACTACGCATCTCGAGCCTTGAACGAATCTCAGTTGAACTATGCGACCACCAAAAAGGAGTTTTTAGCTGTTATTTTTGCTTTAGAGAAATTTTGGTCATATTTATTTGGtgctaaagttattattttCTTTGATCATGCAGCTTTGCGGTATCTGTTGGCTAAGAAAGAGGCAAAACTGCGACTGATAAGGTGGATATTACTGCTACAAGAGTTCGACCTAGAGATCAGAGATAAAAAAGGGACAGAGAACCTGGTAGCAGATCACTTGAGTCGAGTACAAGTCACCGAGGACGACCTCCCACTGAGAGAAACATTCCCCGATGAGCATTTATTTGCTAATAATTTATCCTTGCAATGGTATGCggatattgttaattttctagtCACTGACAAGTTTCCTGCAGGATGGCCTAAGgcaaagagagacaagttaaGGAGTGATGCGAAATCCTACATTTGGAATGATCCTTACCTCTGGAAGCGTGGTGCCGaccaaatcatcaaaagatgTGTAGGTGAGGATTAATTCCAATCTATACTAACCTATTGTCACTCTTTTGAATGTGGAGGTCACTTTGGACCAAAGAGAACAGCTGGTAAGGTGCTAGAAAGCGGGTTCTATTGGCCAACCCTCTTCAAGGACGCCTATTCattttgtaagtcatgtgataagtgtcaacGAGTAGGTAATATTTCTTGTAGGGATCAAATGACTCAGACcccaatgatttttgttgaaattttttacgTT
The DNA window shown above is from Coffea arabica cultivar ET-39 chromosome 5e, Coffea Arabica ET-39 HiFi, whole genome shotgun sequence and carries:
- the LOC140007061 gene encoding uncharacterized protein, with amino-acid sequence MSIIDAASGGALVNKIPRETWELIEGMAENSQQFGTREDVPTRRVNEVKTSSIQQQISELTSFVRQLAVESVLQAKVCGVCAAVGHSTEMCPLVQEETAKQVNMAGHAPAPRKQYDPYSSTYSLSWIDHPNLSYRGNRQSNFVPNRQQGYQQQYQSRQPPPPSNSSPSMEEMMKQLLANQQKMNSDLQSMRNQLEQVQSLQTQLNQMAITINRLESQIQGKLSSQLELNPKNKELEEEGRDNKDQKVPPDLITRVKSNSPSFPSRLEKPKKQDKEKEVLEIFHKVEINIALLDAIKQAPVLELKPLSKHLKYAYSSERETFLVIISVGLSTVQEDKLFRVLREYKQAIGCTIADIKEISPAVCYFQIAIAPEDQEKITFICPFGTLAYRRMSFGLCNAPATFQRCMKDVPFEFDKACKGAFDRLKELLTSSPIIQPPDWNQPFEIMYDTSDYAVVVVLDQRVRKAAHAIYYASRALNESQLNYATTKKEFLAVIFALEKFWSYLFGAKVIIFFDHAALRYLLAKKEAKLRLIRWILLLQEFDLEIRDKKGTENLVADHLSRVQVTEDDLPLRETFPDEHLFANNLSLQWYADIVNFLVTDKFPAGWPKAKRDKLRSDAKSYIWNDPYLWKRGADQIIKRCVGED